CTCATGAATTTCCTTGACCGTGATCTCTTCGATCAGCTTGCCGTTGTTAATCACACCAATCGTATCCGCAATCTGCTCCACCTCGCTCAGTATATGACTGGAGATGATCATCGTAATCCGATACTCCTTGCACAGCATTTGGAACAGACTACGCAGCTCCTTGATACCGACCGGGTCCAGACCGTTAATCGGCTCATCCAGAATGAGTAGCTCCGGTTTGGTCATAATCGCGCGAGCAATGCCGAGACGCTGCCGCATCCCCAGCGAGAAGCTTTTGACCGGCTTGTCGTTCACATCTTGTAGATTGACTAGCATGAGCGCTTCCTCAATCGCAGTATGATCGTAGTAACCGGCGTATTCACAATGCAGTCGCAGATTTTCGCGAGCGCTTAACTTTTCATAAAAGACAGGAAACTCGATAATGCTACCAATGCGCTTGAGCATCTCATACGAATGCTCTGTGACCTTTTCGCCGAAAATCTCAATCTCGCCACTGGATGGTTTGATCAGATTGGTCATCATTTTCATGACCGTAGTTTTACCGGCGCCGTTCGGTCCGAGGAAGCCATAGATTTCGCCTTTGCGTACACTCATATTCAGATTGGATACGACTTCATGACCATCATAGGTTTTGCTCAATTGATGCGTTTTGATAATATATTGCATATTATTGTCCCTCCTACTGTAATCCATCTTGTATACCTTTACTTTACAGTAGCGAAATTGCTTTTTTATTAATCAGTCCTTACTTATTCCTTAATTTGTATGTTAGATCGTATATTTTGTTCACTTTCTATACGAAGGAATGAATAAACCTGCCGATGTCTTAGGCGCTGTATCGCTTGAGCATGACGGTGAATACTGTCTTCTCAAACGGTTTACTGACAAAGGAGATATCGCCGCCCATCTTTTCCACCAGCCGCTTAGTGATCGTTAAACCAAGACCACTGCCCTGATACAGTCGATTACGGGAGTCCTCCAGCGTGTACATGCGCTCGAATACACGGTCTTTATGCTTTTCGCTGATGCCTTTACCTTTATCCCATACATCAATACAAATATGCTGTGGCTGCTGACGTACTGCCAATCCGAGAAACTGCCCATCACTTCCATAGCGCACCGCATTGGACAGCAAATTATTCAAGATGCGATTCAATTCTTCTTCATTGCCATATGCCCAACAATGCTGTTCTTCCGCAATATCAATAACCACCTCAATATCCTGGGCGGTTAAAATGTCATAAAAGCTCAAAATATTCGTTTTGCAAATCTCACTCACATCAATTTTGGAGATTTCAATATCATGATCGCCGGATTCTAATTTGACCAGATCAAAGAACTTTTTCATTAAACTAAGCACTTCAATCGTTTTGTCATGCACTTTGGTCAGCAAAACATCCACCTCGTTTCGATTCAGGGACGGATCATTTAAAATGACCTCGATATACCCCAATACGACCGTCAGTGGTGTACGCAAATCATGTGAAATATTGGATAGCATTTTGCGGATGGATACTTCCATCTGATAATAGGAAGCAACAGTTTTCTGATTCTTTTCCAGCAAACGGTTGATTTCGTTCAGCAATGTTTTGAGATGAATATCCTCCGTATGCAGCAGCAGCTTCTCGTCGGTATGCTCATTGTTGATTGCCTTCAGCTTGTTGCAGGCGTACAACAGATTTGCCTGATGTTGCTTGTACCGATGATGCTGAAACCAGACCAGTAGCAGCAGAATCGCAATAATCGTGCATAGCAGGATATCCATATTAGAATTCCCCCAGCTTGTAGCCGATTCCCCATAATGTCTTAATATAGCGCGGCTCCGATGGATCATCCTCAATCTTCTCGCGCAATCTTCTCATATGTACATTGATCACATTATTATCGCCAAAATAGTCTTCACCCCACACTAGCGTATACAGCTGTGCCTTGGTAAATACCTTTTTCGGATGTGTCATAAACAATTTTAAAATCTGAAATTCCTTGGCAGTCAGCTTGATCTCATCTTCGCTTTTATAAACTGCAAAATTATCAGTATCCAGATCAAGATCACCTACATGAATCTTTTCAGTATGTACTTCCATCTCCACCGCTGGCATAGGCGTGGAATATTGCTGCGCGCGCCGAATATTGGCTTTGACCCTTGCAGTCAATTCAATCATAGAAAATGGCTTGGATATGTAATCGTCGGCTCCAAATCCGAGTCCCAATGCTTTATCGAGATCGCCGTCTTTGGCAGACATGATGAGGATGGGAATCATACTTTTGGCACGAACCAGCTTTAAAATTTCGATCCCGTCCAGCTTAGGTAGCATCAAATCAAGCAGCATCATATCAAAAGAATCGGTTGAAAACATGCGCAATGCCTCTTCCCCGTCATAGGCACAGCTAATATGAAAACCATCTTTTTCAAATTGAGTCTGAATCAATTCGCTGATGGACAAGTCATCTTCAATCAACAAAATGCGATTATTCAATGGACGTCCCCCCTTACTAATATGTACATGTACTATTCTACATTAAATTGTATTGTTTTTACAATTTTATACTTTATTGATAATTTTGTAGATTCCAAGTTTTGTTGTTATTGCATGCCATTCATGACGCTAATCTTATATCCATAAACACGGATTATTTTATCGCATTTACGATTTTAACACGTATAAAAGTTATATAAATAGCATACTTACTTTGGTTCCTAATAACAACTGACAAATTCAGCACAGAATCTGTCTCCTTTTTTGCAATACTTATCGTAGGATTTGGTCGCTTTTGCCGTAGTCTACACTTGATCACACTGCTATGAACAAGTAGATCCATCCACACACCCTTCTTTTGTTGAGAATTTATCCACATTCGGTTGTGTAATAGTATCGAACAGGCTATTATATGTAACAATGCAGACTTGATTCATTTAGCCGAGATCGCTGATTCCATATAATTGTATTTCCCGATCTATCAATAGATGTTTGTTCAAAAGAAAGGAGTGACATCATGTCTGCTTATACCAAGCAACCCGATGGCATATTTAAAACGGTCTGCTCTCTGGACTGCCCCGACCAATGCGGTCTACTCGTACACAAAGAGAACGGCAACATTGTCAAAATCGCCGGTGATCCTGAGCATCCGGTAACCAAGGGCAATATTTGCAATAAAGTCCGTCATATGGCGGAACGCATTTATGATGAGAAGCGCCTCACTCATCCGTTAAAACGAATCGGACCGAAGGGCAGTCGTCAATTTGCTCGTATCAGTTGGGACGAGGCACTAGAGACGATTGCTTCGCGCTGGAAGGCGCTGATTGCCGAGCATGGACCGGAAAGTATTCTGCCATACAGCTTTTATGGCAATATGGGCAATATTAATGCTGAGGGTATGGATCGTCGCTTTTTCCACCGTATGGGTGCAAGTCAGCTGGAGCGTACGATTTGTACAGCTGCTGGGGGTGCTGGCTTCAAATATACGGTAGGCGGCAGCATCGGTGCTGATCCCGAAGATACCGTGCATACGAAGCTGTTTATTTTATGGGGCATCAATGCAGTTAGCACCAATATGCACCAGATCACGCTGGCGCAGCAGGCACGCAAGCAGGGTGCTAAGATTGTCGTCATCGACGTACACAAAAATCAAACCGGACGACTTGCCGATTGGTTTATACCGATTCTGCCGGGTACAGATACGGCACTCGCACTTGGTCTAATGCATATTCTGTTTGCCGAACAACGGGTAGATGAGGTATTTTTACAGCAGCATACGATTGGGCATGAGCAACTACGTGAGCATGTAAAGCAGTATGATCCAGCTACAGTGGCTAGCATCACTGGTGTACCTGTGGATGATCTGTACAAGCTGGCGCATCTCTATCACGAGACGACACCTGCCTTAATCCGCATCGGCAATGGATTGCAGCATCATGATAACGGTGGTATGAATACGCGTGCGATTACCTGCCTGTCCGTCTTAACAGGACAATGGCTGGTGCAGGGCGGCGGGGCGATTCGCTCCAACTCCGCGTATCTGGCGCATAATGCACAGGCATTGCAGCGCCCGGATCTGCTGCAAAAGCGCAATACACGCTCCTTCAATATGAACCAACTGGGACGTGCGCTGAATGATACAGAGCCGCCCGTGCATTCCTTATACGTATACAGCTGTAACCCAGCGGTCGTGGCGCCGCGTGCGGGTCAGGTGCGACAAGGGCTGGAGCGTGAGGATTTGTTCACCGTTGTGCATGATCTGTTTTTGACAGAGACAGCTTCGTATGCGGATATTATTTTACCGGCGACCTCAGCGTTCGAGAATCTGGATTTCTATAGCTCGTACTGGCATCATTATATGCAGATTGGCGAGCCGATTATCGAAGCGTACGGCGAAAGTAAATCCAATACCGAAGTGTTCCGTTTGCTAGCACAAGCGATGGGATATGAGGAGCAAGCGCTACAGGATAGCGACGAGCAATTGATTCGGCAGGCACTGGATCATTCGGCAAATGAAGGGCTTGATCCTATTAATTACGATGCGCTGGTGGAGCACAAATTCATCAAGGCAAACCGACCGACGATTTATCCAGAACGACTAACTACGCCGAGCGGCAAAGTGGAGCTGTATTCAGAAACTTTGCTGCATATGGGACTGCCACCGCTGCCGACCTATATTCCGCTGCGGGAGCAGGATCAGGATGGGTATATCTTTATCCCAGGACCGACGCATAATTTCCTCAATTCCACCTTCTCCAATAATGCCAAGCATGCAGGCATGGAAAAGATGCCAAAATTGTTTATCCATACTGAGGATGCGGAACGCGAAGGCATTACGGACGGCGACTGGGTGATCATTTCCAATGACAATGGCTCCTGCGAGTTAATGGCGACCGTAGGCGAAACCGTACTTCCGGGCGTTGTAGTCAGCCAAGGCTTATGGGCAGACAGTAACGACCATCAACCGAAGCATCTGGTGAATGCTCTCACGTCAGACCGATTATCCGATATGGGCGGCGGAGCGACCTTCTTTTCCAGTCGCATTCGTCTAAAACGTAAGCCTTCAGAGACAGTAACCGAACCATTGAAGCATACCGTATCCCTCTAGATACCCAATAAAACGACCTGCTTTCTGTCCATTACGGCGCAGAAAGCAGGTCGTTTGTTGATTTAGATGCTAGCTATATTCTTATATTCGCGTATGCAGATACTACATACCTATCATAATCATCCAGTATACATCTGCTGCCCGATTGCCTTCCCTGTAAGGTCAAAATTCCGTCTCCTCCTTTACAGGTGGTACAACGTTACAGCTGCATTCGCTTCACTCTGGATACTATCTAGTATTAGACGTGCGCAGGTATATCCACCTGTGAAGTATTGGATTCCGCTACACAGATACGATTGCGTCCGGTTTCTTTGGCTTGATACAATGCTTGATCTGCTTCGTAAAATAAACGTTCTGCCGACAGCTGCGGATAAGCGCTCACCCCGATCGAAACGGTCAAGGCAATCTCCTGCCCTTCCTCTAGTACGAATAGATGCTCCTCAATGCGCTTCCGTACCCGTTCAGCAATATCCAACGCTTCCTCAATCGTACATGGTGTCAGGATCGCAGCAAACTCCTCGCCACCCTTACGTGCACAGAAGTCCGTTTTCCGAATGGTTTCACTAAGCAACTGAGCAATCTGCACGAGTACCACATCGCCATTGAGATGACCATATTGGTCATTGACCCTTTTAAAATGATCAATATCGAGCACCAGCAACGCAAAGGACGAACCATTCTCTTCCGCTTCCTCTGCCGTCGAACGGAATAAACGGTCAAACGAACGCGGATTGTACAGCTTGGTCAAAAAATCGTGATTGGCTGCCTCCCGCATTTTAACCAGCGTCTCGTCGGCGCTCTGCATATATTTGATAACATAATACGCAAATAATCCAGCTAGCATATAAAATACACCGTAGAACGCATGCAGTACATACGCATGACTAAACGCATTCACAATCGTTACCGCAATCAAATAAATACATACTGTACCAATAAGTGTACGCATCCAGATTTTGAGCGAAACCTTGCGAGCACGCTTCATACAGATGGCCGTCAGTACATACGTAAACATAATATTACAAAGTCCAATCCATGAACTGAATTGTATCGTTTCTCCAGCAAATAAACGGTAAATCCCAATCATCACTGCCGAGATCAAACCACTCCAGCCACCACCGTAATAAAAGGAAATCATAATCGCAAGCTGTCGGAAGTCGACGATAATCGTATTCGATCCGCTATGAAACCGAATGGAGAAAAACATCATCATCGTAATGCCGACACCACCTGCAAGCAAACCAAACAGAATAGGCAATAGCCAATTGCTTTTGCGTCCCATTCTCTGCCCAAAA
The DNA window shown above is from Paenibacillus sp. JQZ6Y-1 and carries:
- a CDS encoding molybdopterin-dependent oxidoreductase encodes the protein MSAYTKQPDGIFKTVCSLDCPDQCGLLVHKENGNIVKIAGDPEHPVTKGNICNKVRHMAERIYDEKRLTHPLKRIGPKGSRQFARISWDEALETIASRWKALIAEHGPESILPYSFYGNMGNINAEGMDRRFFHRMGASQLERTICTAAGGAGFKYTVGGSIGADPEDTVHTKLFILWGINAVSTNMHQITLAQQARKQGAKIVVIDVHKNQTGRLADWFIPILPGTDTALALGLMHILFAEQRVDEVFLQQHTIGHEQLREHVKQYDPATVASITGVPVDDLYKLAHLYHETTPALIRIGNGLQHHDNGGMNTRAITCLSVLTGQWLVQGGGAIRSNSAYLAHNAQALQRPDLLQKRNTRSFNMNQLGRALNDTEPPVHSLYVYSCNPAVVAPRAGQVRQGLEREDLFTVVHDLFLTETASYADIILPATSAFENLDFYSSYWHHYMQIGEPIIEAYGESKSNTEVFRLLAQAMGYEEQALQDSDEQLIRQALDHSANEGLDPINYDALVEHKFIKANRPTIYPERLTTPSGKVELYSETLLHMGLPPLPTYIPLREQDQDGYIFIPGPTHNFLNSTFSNNAKHAGMEKMPKLFIHTEDAEREGITDGDWVIISNDNGSCELMATVGETVLPGVVVSQGLWADSNDHQPKHLVNALTSDRLSDMGGGATFFSSRIRLKRKPSETVTEPLKHTVSL
- a CDS encoding diguanylate cyclase; amino-acid sequence: MQTIIQTLFNNLTFLTTFLFFSNLFLKFFGQRMGRKSNWLLPILFGLLAGGVGITMMMFFSIRFHSGSNTIIVDFRQLAIMISFYYGGGWSGLISAVMIGIYRLFAGETIQFSSWIGLCNIMFTYVLTAICMKRARKVSLKIWMRTLIGTVCIYLIAVTIVNAFSHAYVLHAFYGVFYMLAGLFAYYVIKYMQSADETLVKMREAANHDFLTKLYNPRSFDRLFRSTAEEAEENGSSFALLVLDIDHFKRVNDQYGHLNGDVVLVQIAQLLSETIRKTDFCARKGGEEFAAILTPCTIEEALDIAERVRKRIEEHLFVLEEGQEIALTVSIGVSAYPQLSAERLFYEADQALYQAKETGRNRICVAESNTSQVDIPAHV
- a CDS encoding response regulator transcription factor, which codes for MNNRILLIEDDLSISELIQTQFEKDGFHISCAYDGEEALRMFSTDSFDMMLLDLMLPKLDGIEILKLVRAKSMIPILIMSAKDGDLDKALGLGFGADDYISKPFSMIELTARVKANIRRAQQYSTPMPAVEMEVHTEKIHVGDLDLDTDNFAVYKSEDEIKLTAKEFQILKLFMTHPKKVFTKAQLYTLVWGEDYFGDNNVINVHMRRLREKIEDDPSEPRYIKTLWGIGYKLGEF
- a CDS encoding ABC transporter ATP-binding protein: MQYIIKTHQLSKTYDGHEVVSNLNMSVRKGEIYGFLGPNGAGKTTVMKMMTNLIKPSSGEIEIFGEKVTEHSYEMLKRIGSIIEFPVFYEKLSARENLRLHCEYAGYYDHTAIEEALMLVNLQDVNDKPVKSFSLGMRQRLGIARAIMTKPELLILDEPINGLDPVGIKELRSLFQMLCKEYRITMIISSHILSEVEQIADTIGVINNGKLIEEITVKEIHERNTEYIEILSDDVKKAVYVLQEVLCMDNFKVLDDSRIRIYNLSLSQAEISKQFILNGVNIEEIKKKSHSLEDYFVNLVDGGVKHA
- a CDS encoding sensor histidine kinase, which gives rise to MDILLCTIIAILLLLVWFQHHRYKQHQANLLYACNKLKAINNEHTDEKLLLHTEDIHLKTLLNEINRLLEKNQKTVASYYQMEVSIRKMLSNISHDLRTPLTVVLGYIEVILNDPSLNRNEVDVLLTKVHDKTIEVLSLMKKFFDLVKLESGDHDIEISKIDVSEICKTNILSFYDILTAQDIEVVIDIAEEQHCWAYGNEEELNRILNNLLSNAVRYGSDGQFLGLAVRQQPQHICIDVWDKGKGISEKHKDRVFERMYTLEDSRNRLYQGSGLGLTITKRLVEKMGGDISFVSKPFEKTVFTVMLKRYSA